One genomic window of Salvia miltiorrhiza cultivar Shanhuang (shh) chromosome 4, IMPLAD_Smil_shh, whole genome shotgun sequence includes the following:
- the LOC131019908 gene encoding uncharacterized protein LOC131019908 isoform X2: MHGKLTLKQTLSKRHNLLAISEDQESVGELEGDDFEQEGQGSSAEDSGSSNNSYDHIDRAAGKPGFISFHGRVQRRDDEAILPGPVKDQSSLLWLVGPTVLVASFVFPSLYLRKIISSIFEDSLLTDFLILFFTEAIFYCGTAVFFLLIDRLRRPKEPTYAETSQILVPHFGDRISSVAVLVLSLIIPTVTMGFVWPWTGPAASATLAPYLVGIIVQFAFEQYARYVASPSWPAIPIIFQVYRLHQLNRAAQLVTALSFTVKGAEMTPHNLAINSSLSTLLNILQFLGVICIWSLSSFIMRYFDVPAVSRKMEES, translated from the exons ATGCATGGAAAGCTAACGCTAAAACAAACCTTGTCAAAGAGGCACAATCTCCTTGCTATCTCCGAAGATCAAGAATCAGTCGGTGAGCTTGAAGGAGATGATTTCGAGCAGGAAGGACAGGGCTCTAGTGCTGAAGACAGTGGCTCCTCAAATAATTCCTATGATCATATTGATAGAGCTGCGGGAAAACCAGGATTTATTTCTTTTCATGGACGCGTGCAGAGAAGAGATGATGAAGCTATTCTTCCTGGCCCTGTAAAAGATCAAAGTAGTCTTTTGTGGCTTGTTGGTCCCACTGTCCTCGTTGCATCGTTTGTCTTTCCTTCACTTTACCTACGCAAGATAATATCTTCGATATTTGAGGATTCCTTATTAACCG ACTTTCTAATATTATTCTTTACGGAAGCCATTTTCTACTGTGGAACTGCCGTTTTCTTTCTCCTGATTGACCGTCTGAGGAGACCCAAGGAACCAACCTATGCTGAAACAAGCCAAATTCTTGTTCCTCATTTTGGAGACCGAATCTCTTCTGTTGCCGTATTGGTGCTTAGTCTTATAATCCCAACAGTAACAATGGGTTTCGTCTGGCCTTGGACCGGCCCTGCTGCTTCCGCAACTCTGGCTCCATACCTTGTCGGGATCATTGTTCAGTTCGCGTTTGAGCAGTATGCGAGATATGTCGCCTCACCATCATGGCCTGCCATTCCCATAATCTTCCAA GTTTATAGGTTGCACCAACTGAATAGGGCAGCGCAATTGGTGACGGCTCTCTCCTTCACTGTGAAAGGCGCTGAGATGACGCCTCACAACCTGGCCATAAATAGTTCTTTGAGCACACTTCTCAATATCCTCCAGTTTCTTGGCGTCATCTGCATCTGGTCGCTCTCGAGTTTCATCATGAGATATTTTGACGTGCCAGCGGTCAGCAGGAAGATGGAGGAAAGCTGA
- the LOC131019911 gene encoding uncharacterized protein LOC131019911 gives MALATLQLQGSCSSFPRVPSARCRGSQLKYLLPSVPVPPVGRKDKLISLKCKSCSSGGASFVLGPKSKLSKISAFKGGSRHDDSGGRANDSKSLKNPIKVSYLQHESEESFVESSNVQNVVPATYTAEDETTTRSLAIQKLFKNWLMLLRTPLRTQPVERALEEPSEETPEESTAVQNNERREVFKEAWCYFLSLDPTIKIPLLMFTPLYLAVNLVYGSEVSKELTPLWILGPLVAALYVKMLRGICSLYVFSFMQTVKIVKNLPAYCMLVHEYLFRGKLKEVMQKYIWQPLIDIKNMDYKEVTKRKLKEIQGWLVEKYLDFVESIWPYYCRTIRFLKRANLI, from the exons ATGGCATTAGCAACACTTCAGCTGCAG GGTTCTTGTAGCAGTTTCCCTCGTGTGCCCTCAGCACGGTGCAGAGGGAGCCAACTAAAATACCTTTTGCCCTCAGTCCCAGTCCCTCCAGTTGGGAgaaaagataaattaatctctttaaaatgcaaatcaTGTTCAAG TGGAGGAGCTTCTTTTGTTCTTGGACCAAAGTCAAAATTATCTAAAATATCAGCTTTTAAAGGTGGCAGTCGACATGATGATTCGGGTGGCAGAGCTAATGACTCAAAGTCCCTAAAGAATCCCATTAAAGTTTCTTATTTACAACATGAGAGTGAAGAATCCTTTGTGGAATCTTCAAATGTACAGAATGTTGTGCCTGCCACTTATACAGCAGAAGATGAGACAACAACCAGGTCCTTGGCTATACAAAAACTCTTTAAGAACTGGTTGATGTTATTGCGTACCCCACTAAGAACGCAACCAGTGGAAAGAGCTCTAGAAGAACCATCTGAGGAAACCCCAGAAGAGTCAACTGCCGTGCAAAATAATGAAAGACGTGAAGTTTTTAAGGAGGCTTGGTGCTACTTTCTGAGTTTGGATCCAACAATAAAGATACCATTGTTAATGTT CACACCACTGTACCTGGCAGTTAATCTTGTATACGGATCAGAAGTATCTAAAGAATTAACTCCCCTATGGATTCTTGGGCCACTAGTTGCGGCTCTCTATGTGAAGATGCTCCGAGGAATATGCAGTCTCTACGTGTTCAGCTTCATGCAAACTGTCAAAATTGTCAAGAACCTGCCGGCCTACTGCATGCTGGTACACGAGTACCTTTTTCGTGGTAAGCTAAAAGAAGTCATGCAAAAATATATATGGCAACCTCTCATTGACATAAAAAATATGGACTACAAGGAGGTGACCAAGAGGAAATTGAAGGAAATCCAAGGGTGGTTGGTGGAGAAATACCTGGATTTTGTCGAATCTATATGGCCCTATTACTGCAGAACAATCAGGTTTTTGAAGAGGGCCAATCTAATATAG
- the LOC131019908 gene encoding uncharacterized protein LOC131019908 isoform X1, translating to MAFKINSPFSCVSAYLSSPFQRNGKLLKLSSKKGLLGRQHFDIQILSNSKVVKPCQLMHGKLTLKQTLSKRHNLLAISEDQESVGELEGDDFEQEGQGSSAEDSGSSNNSYDHIDRAAGKPGFISFHGRVQRRDDEAILPGPVKDQSSLLWLVGPTVLVASFVFPSLYLRKIISSIFEDSLLTDFLILFFTEAIFYCGTAVFFLLIDRLRRPKEPTYAETSQILVPHFGDRISSVAVLVLSLIIPTVTMGFVWPWTGPAASATLAPYLVGIIVQFAFEQYARYVASPSWPAIPIIFQVYRLHQLNRAAQLVTALSFTVKGAEMTPHNLAINSSLSTLLNILQFLGVICIWSLSSFIMRYFDVPAVSRKMEES from the exons ATGGCGTTCAAGATTAATTCCCCATTCTCCTGTGTGTCTGCGTATCTTTCTTCACCTTTTCAAAGAAACGGAAAGCTGCTCAAG CTGAGCTCGAAGAAAGGACTGTTGGGAAGGCAACATTTCGATATACAAATTTTGAGCAATAGTAAAG TTGTTAAGCCGTGCCAGCTCATGCATGGAAAGCTAACGCTAAAACAAACCTTGTCAAAGAGGCACAATCTCCTTGCTATCTCCGAAGATCAAGAATCAGTCGGTGAGCTTGAAGGAGATGATTTCGAGCAGGAAGGACAGGGCTCTAGTGCTGAAGACAGTGGCTCCTCAAATAATTCCTATGATCATATTGATAGAGCTGCGGGAAAACCAGGATTTATTTCTTTTCATGGACGCGTGCAGAGAAGAGATGATGAAGCTATTCTTCCTGGCCCTGTAAAAGATCAAAGTAGTCTTTTGTGGCTTGTTGGTCCCACTGTCCTCGTTGCATCGTTTGTCTTTCCTTCACTTTACCTACGCAAGATAATATCTTCGATATTTGAGGATTCCTTATTAACCG ACTTTCTAATATTATTCTTTACGGAAGCCATTTTCTACTGTGGAACTGCCGTTTTCTTTCTCCTGATTGACCGTCTGAGGAGACCCAAGGAACCAACCTATGCTGAAACAAGCCAAATTCTTGTTCCTCATTTTGGAGACCGAATCTCTTCTGTTGCCGTATTGGTGCTTAGTCTTATAATCCCAACAGTAACAATGGGTTTCGTCTGGCCTTGGACCGGCCCTGCTGCTTCCGCAACTCTGGCTCCATACCTTGTCGGGATCATTGTTCAGTTCGCGTTTGAGCAGTATGCGAGATATGTCGCCTCACCATCATGGCCTGCCATTCCCATAATCTTCCAA GTTTATAGGTTGCACCAACTGAATAGGGCAGCGCAATTGGTGACGGCTCTCTCCTTCACTGTGAAAGGCGCTGAGATGACGCCTCACAACCTGGCCATAAATAGTTCTTTGAGCACACTTCTCAATATCCTCCAGTTTCTTGGCGTCATCTGCATCTGGTCGCTCTCGAGTTTCATCATGAGATATTTTGACGTGCCAGCGGTCAGCAGGAAGATGGAGGAAAGCTGA
- the LOC131019900 gene encoding LRR receptor-like serine/threonine-protein kinase GSO1 → MTTTLQLWPLILSLTILISFLDLDHPSLVYATPDDSHWLLEIKSEFIDPLGALNSWLQKTSMCTWNGITCADDKNHILSLNLSNSGLNGPISPHFSKLSFLETLDLSLNSLSGPIPPDIGNLINLKELLLFSNSISGTVPPQIALLKQLQVLRIGDNLLTGQVLQNIGVLSELRVLGLAYCNFNGSIPKEIGNLKNLMSLDLQHNSFDGVIPEEISGCTGLRNFAASNNRFGGGIPASIGLLPSLQILNLANNSLSEAIPPELSHLSNLKYLNLQGNELGGEIPVELNRLVHLEILDLSRNNLSGNITLLNTNLRNLEVLVLSENFFTGIPSNLCIRNSSLRQLFLADNNIAGGFPVQLLNCSSLHQLDLSGNTIGGALPPGIDKMQSLTDLLLNNNSFTGNIPPQIGNMSNLNTIFLFANMITGRIPPEIGKLQQLTALYLYDNQMSGSIPRELTNCSSLADLDFFGNRFSGSIPPTIGKLKNLVNLLLRQNELSGTIPSSLGYCRKLQRLVLADNKLSGSIPSTFGFLSELFLITLYNNSLSGPIPESLHHLKNLSIVNFSHNRLSGSIAPLSVSNSLTKLDLTNNSFSGSIPSTLSTNLIRLRLAHNSLTGSIPLQFSQMKQLQLLDLSFNNLTGQLGTDLSGLTSLEHFLLSNNQLSGPIPVWLGSITELGELDLSSNSFSANIPPEIGNCSKLLKLSLRSNMLSGPIPPEIGKLNLLNVLNLERNNLSGGIPPTIQQCRKLYELRLSENALSGAIPPEIGTLGELQVLLDLSFNQLSDEIPSSLGNLMKLERLNLSFNHLEGEIPTSLGKLSSLHRLNLSGNHLRGQLLSKFEGFPLTSFLGNDGLCGPPLANCSESSLRALTESQIAGIIVAIVFTSTLICLFLMYIMLRIWWNWRKVAVSCSEKGGFEGKKGGEEDWVYGEEIVKSSDHQFWNSNSMALVTSQSKQISDTTRILQFKLSAKK, encoded by the coding sequence ATGACAACAACACTTCAACTCTGGCCTCTAATTCTTTCCCTTACAATCCTCATATCTTTCCTGGATCTCGATCACCCCAGTCTCGTATATGCTACACCTGATGATTCACACTGGCTCCTCGAGATAAAGTCCGAGTTCATCGACCCTCTCGGAGCCCTCAACAGCTGGTTGCAAAAAACTAGCATGTGCACATGGAATGGGATCACATGTGCAGATGACAAAAACCACATTCTATCACTAAACCTCTCAAATTCTGGCCTAAATGGACCCATCTCTCCGCACTTCTCAAAACTCTCCTTTCTTGAAACACTTGATCTATCTCTCAACTCCCTCTCTGGCCCTATCCCTCCAGACATAGGAAACCTCATAAACCTAAAGGAACTGCTCCTCTTCTCGAACTCGATCAGTGGCACAGTTCCTCCACAGATTGCCCTTCTCAAACAGCTGCAAGTTCTCAGAATCGGAGACAATCTGCTCACGGGCCAAGTCCTACAAAATATCGGTGTTTTGTCCGAACTCAGAGTCTTAGGCCTTGCCTACTGCAACTTCAATGGAAGCATACCTAAAGAGATTGGCAATCTCAAGAATCTGATGTCTCTAGACCTGCAGCACAACAGCTTTGATGGAGTGATCCCTGAGGAGATCAGTGGCTGCACGGGGCTTCGAAACTTTGCTGCATCAAACAACAGATTTGGAGGCGGGATCCCCGCCTCCATAGGCCTTCTTCCATCACTGCAAATCTTGAACTTGGCCAACAACAGCCTGTCCGAAGCAATCCCTCCCGAGCTGAGCCATTTGTCGAACTTGAAGTACTTGAACCTGCAGGGAAACGAGCTAGGAGGCGAAATCCCAGTCGAGCTCAACAGACTAGTACACCTCGAGATACTAGATCTATCTAGAAACAATCTCTCAGGCAACATAACCCTCCTCAACACAAATCTGAGGAATCTTGAAGTTCTAGTCCTGTCTGAGAATTTCTTCACCGGCATCCCTTCAAATCTCTGCATCAGAAACTCAAGCCTGCGCCAGCTCTTCCTAGCTGACAACAACATAGCCGGTGGCTTCCCGGTGCAGCTACTAAACTGCTCGTCACTCCACCAACTAGACCTCTCCGGGAACACCATAGGTGGGGCCCTCCCACCCGGCATCGACAAAATGCAGAGCCTCACCGATCTCCTCCTCAACAACAACAGCTTCACAGGAAACATCCCTCCTCAGATAGGCAACATGAGCAACTTAAACACTATATTCCTCTTTGCTAACATGATCACTGGCCGAATCCCACCAGAAATTGGGAAACTGCAGCAGCTCACAGCTCTATACCTCTATGACAACCAAATGTCCGGCTCCATCCCAAGAGAGCTAACAAACTGCTCGAGCTTAGCAGACCTAGATTTCTTTGGAAACCGTTTCTCGGGCTCGATTCCTCCCACCATAGGCAAGCTCAAGAACCTAGTGAATCTGCTGCTCAGACAGAATGAACTCTCCGGCACAATCCCATCCAGTTTAGGCTACTGCAGGAAGCTTCAACGCTTAGTCTTGGCTGATAACAAGCTGTCCGGATCAATCCCATCGACGTTCGGATTCCTCTCCGAGCTGTTTCTCATCACTCTATACAACAACTCATTATCAGGGCCAATCCCAGAATCTCTCCACCACCTCAAAAACCTCAGCATTGTCAACTTTTCACATAATAGGCTCAGTGGCAGCATTGCTCCTTTAAGTGTTTCTAATTCTCTAACCAAATTAGACTTAACCAACAACAGTTTCTCAGGCAGCATTCCTTCAACATTATCCACAAACCTAATCCGTCTCCGCCTCGCACATAATTCTCTCACCGGCAGCATTCCCCTTCAGTTCAGCCAGATGAAGCAGCTCCAACTTCTTGATCTATCCTTCAACAATCTCACCGGCCAGCTTGGGACCGACCTCTCCGGCTTAACGAGCCTCGAGCACTTTCTCCTCAGCAACAATCAGCTCTCCGGGCCTATTCCGGTGTGGCTCGGGAGCATAACAGAGCTAGGTGAGCTAGACCTCTCATCAAACAGTTTCAGTGCAAATATACCGCCGGAAATTGGGAATTGCTCGAAATTGCTCAAACTTTCTCTCCGAAGCAACATGTTGTCGGGTCCGATCCCACCAGAAATTGGAAAGCTAAACCTCTTAAACGTCTTGAACCTCGAGAGAAACAATCTCTCCGGTGGAATCCCTCCCACGATCCAGCAATGCAGGAAGCTCTACGAGCTCAGGTTGTCGGAAAACGCCCTCTCCGGAGCAATTCCGCCGGAGATCGGCACGCTGGGAGAGCTTCAAGTCCTGTTAGACCTCAGCTTCAATCAGTTATCCGACGAAATCCCTTCTTCGTTGGGGAATTTGATGAAGCTGGAAAGATTGAATCTCTCGTTCAACCATCTAGAAGGTGAAATTCCAACTTCGTTGGGAAAATTGTCTAGTCTTCACAGACTCAACCTCTCGGGAAATCATCTACGCGGCCAATTGCTATCAAAATTTGAGGGATTTCCATTAACTTCTTTTCTCGGCAATGATGGTTTGTGCGGCCCACCATTGGCTAATTGCTCGGAATCATCGCTGCGCGCGCTTACGGAATCCCAAATTGCTGGGATCATAGTGGCCATTGTCTTCACCTCCACTCTGATTTGTCTGTTCCTGATGTATATCATGCTTCGGATATGGTGGAATTGGCGGAAGGTGGCGGTTTCTTGCTCGGAGAAGGGCGGATTCGAGGGGAAGAAAGGGGGTGAGGAGGATTGGGTTTATGGAGAGGAGATCGTTAAGAGCAGCGATCATCAGTTTTGGAACTCGAATTCCATGGCGTTGGTTACGTCGCAATCGAAGCAGATTTCGGATACAACGCGGATTCTTCAGTTCAAGTTAAGCGCGAAGAAGTGA